The following are encoded in a window of Roseimaritima ulvae genomic DNA:
- a CDS encoding S9 family peptidase — protein MRTTCTTLFLGLLLIYPPGLPDLHAQAMPKAWRDGSTEARMKAIYADDAFQAEKFAATWWPDSNGYSLPQPDSNTKSPKPHHYDVRTGEPTDAKPAVGSPRGARKLVSPDGKYKLKFQDGDLYVVELASGEQTTLIGTDPDGEISIRDPQWSPDGRHVAFTEVDNSNVKKRSMLVPGDPSYPGVREQRFARVGGTIPALRVGIVDVEGKHQQWLPLDADEGFYLGLVEWAGDSGELFVERLSRFRDQRDFYLASPDGELKKIFHETDPAWVVASQAKNMGLTWIEDGQAFIVISETDGWRHAYVYSRAGELRSLLTPGDYDIIDAAVVDEAGGWYYFYASPDNATEKYLYRVPLDGSGTLQRITPQDQLGTHDYDFSPDRKWAFHTYSNFDTPPIVELVEVAGHRVIKVVEDYAELHERAEQVVARPTEFLQLDIGEGVQMDAWMIKPRDFDETKKYPLFVYVYGEPHLQTVLNQWGAAQSHFLRVIADLGYLVVSIDNRGTPAPKGAAWRRASFGSLGPLSTEEQAAGVKQLGRIRPYVDLDRVGIWGWSGGGSNTLNAMFRKPDVYHLGIAVVPKPQPHLYNAWFQEIFMRTREVNPEGYQKSAPLNFAEGLQGKLLIITGSGETNTHIQIIEGLVDRLIELGKPFDYMVYPNRNHGLREGVGTKVHVRMLIARYLLENLTPGPRASARTP, from the coding sequence ATGCGAACGACCTGTACGACCTTGTTTTTAGGTTTGCTTTTGATTTACCCGCCCGGTCTTCCCGATCTCCACGCTCAAGCGATGCCCAAGGCTTGGCGGGACGGCAGCACCGAGGCGCGGATGAAAGCGATTTACGCCGACGACGCGTTTCAGGCGGAGAAGTTTGCAGCGACCTGGTGGCCCGACAGCAACGGCTACTCCCTCCCACAACCGGACTCGAATACCAAATCGCCGAAACCGCATCACTACGACGTTCGTACCGGTGAGCCCACCGATGCGAAGCCAGCCGTCGGATCGCCGCGAGGGGCACGGAAGCTGGTATCGCCCGACGGAAAGTACAAACTGAAATTCCAGGACGGCGACCTGTACGTGGTGGAATTGGCCAGCGGTGAACAAACGACATTGATTGGCACGGATCCCGATGGCGAGATTTCGATTCGCGATCCGCAGTGGAGCCCCGATGGTCGGCACGTCGCGTTCACCGAAGTCGACAACAGCAACGTCAAAAAACGCTCGATGCTGGTGCCCGGCGACCCTTCTTACCCCGGCGTCCGTGAGCAGAGGTTCGCTCGAGTCGGTGGAACGATCCCGGCACTGCGTGTTGGCATCGTCGATGTCGAAGGCAAGCACCAACAGTGGTTGCCGCTGGATGCGGACGAAGGATTTTATCTGGGGCTGGTCGAATGGGCCGGCGACTCTGGCGAATTGTTTGTCGAGCGGTTGAGCCGGTTTCGTGATCAACGCGATTTCTATTTGGCTTCCCCTGACGGCGAGCTGAAAAAGATCTTCCACGAAACCGATCCCGCTTGGGTGGTCGCCAGTCAGGCAAAGAATATGGGGCTAACGTGGATTGAAGACGGTCAAGCGTTCATCGTGATCAGCGAAACAGACGGCTGGCGTCACGCCTATGTGTATTCGCGAGCCGGCGAGCTGCGATCACTGCTGACGCCGGGCGATTACGACATCATCGACGCCGCGGTCGTTGATGAGGCTGGCGGATGGTATTACTTCTACGCTTCGCCCGATAACGCGACGGAAAAATATCTGTACCGCGTGCCGTTGGACGGATCGGGCACGCTGCAACGGATCACTCCGCAAGACCAGCTCGGAACGCATGACTACGACTTTTCTCCGGACCGCAAATGGGCCTTCCACACCTACTCCAACTTCGACACGCCACCGATCGTTGAATTGGTGGAGGTCGCCGGGCACCGCGTCATCAAAGTGGTGGAAGACTACGCCGAACTTCACGAACGTGCGGAGCAAGTCGTTGCCCGGCCGACGGAATTCTTGCAGTTGGATATTGGCGAGGGCGTGCAGATGGACGCCTGGATGATCAAGCCGCGAGACTTTGACGAGACGAAAAAATATCCGCTTTTCGTTTATGTCTACGGGGAACCTCATTTGCAGACCGTGTTAAACCAATGGGGAGCCGCCCAAAGCCACTTCCTCCGCGTCATCGCGGATCTTGGTTACCTGGTCGTATCGATCGACAATCGCGGCACGCCGGCGCCCAAGGGGGCTGCTTGGCGCCGCGCCAGTTTTGGCAGCCTGGGGCCGCTTTCCACCGAAGAGCAGGCGGCAGGTGTGAAGCAATTGGGCCGCATCCGGCCGTACGTCGACCTGGATCGCGTCGGCATTTGGGGATGGAGCGGCGGTGGGTCGAACACCTTAAATGCGATGTTCCGCAAGCCCGACGTTTATCATCTCGGCATCGCCGTCGTGCCCAAACCACAACCGCATCTCTACAACGCGTGGTTTCAAGAGATCTTCATGCGAACCCGTGAAGTCAATCCCGAGGGCTACCAGAAATCGGCTCCGCTGAACTTTGCCGAGGGACTGCAAGGCAAGCTGTTGATCATCACCGGCTCCGGCGAAACCAACACCCACATCCAGATCATTGAAGGCCTGGTGGACCGCTTGATCGAACTTGGCAAACCATTCGACTACATGGTCTACCCCAATCGCAATCACGGGCTGCGTGAGGGAGTCGGCACCAAGGTGCATGTACGGATGTTGATCGCCCGCTATCTGCTAGAGAACCTAACTCCCGGCCCCCGCGCTTCGGCCCGCACACCGTAG
- a CDS encoding transposase — protein sequence MPRTKRPDEAGMIYHAVNRGNRRQEIFHKPEDYQAFLRTLREGLDKYPVDLLAFCLMPNHWHLVLRPRMDGKMGTFCGWLASTHTLRYHAHNHTRGDGHVYQGPFKSFPIQDDEHFLTVCRYVERNALRAKLVKRAEDWEFGSLHRWHHQCDRDPVLLTKWPIRRPPGWTKRINAALTQKELDAIRTCVSRGRPYGSEEWVEETCERTGTWSTLRPRGRPRKKP from the coding sequence ATGCCGCGTACGAAACGGCCTGATGAAGCGGGGATGATCTATCATGCCGTGAACCGCGGCAATCGACGGCAAGAGATCTTCCATAAGCCCGAAGATTACCAAGCCTTCCTGCGAACGCTGCGTGAAGGGCTCGACAAGTATCCTGTCGACCTGCTGGCGTTCTGCTTAATGCCCAACCACTGGCACCTTGTGCTGCGTCCACGCATGGACGGCAAGATGGGAACGTTCTGCGGATGGCTCGCTTCGACGCACACGCTACGGTATCACGCCCATAACCACACTCGCGGGGATGGGCACGTTTACCAGGGCCCTTTCAAGAGCTTTCCCATTCAGGACGATGAACATTTCTTGACCGTTTGCCGTTATGTCGAACGCAATGCACTTCGTGCCAAGCTGGTCAAACGTGCTGAGGATTGGGAGTTCGGTTCGCTGCACCGCTGGCACCATCAATGCGACCGCGACCCGGTCTTGCTCACGAAGTGGCCGATCCGGCGACCTCCCGGATGGACCAAACGGATCAATGCAGCATTGACCCAGAAAGAACTCGACGCGATCCGCACTTGCGTTTCGCGAGGCCGACCCTATGGCAGCGAAGAGTGGGTCGAAGAGACGTGCGAGCGAACCGGTACTTGGTCAACGCTCCGTCCACGCGGACGTCCTCGTAAGAAGCCATAG
- a CDS encoding NHL repeat-containing protein — protein sequence MNVNRFLLLASNMVGVFGAALAGAAPPATSGGIQIVEYAPAKGSFPGCTQIVFHGKTEIVTTGDQLFFRTDSQLPFRQSAINVLKDAHAVVFNPVDQLFYATDTGNHRLITFADPARSDIRDSMGTLAGIKLHRPHDIVFDEGTGWLYTLNPESGQVFRFKDGGKTATALDLPPQLKYSRALTLSDGKLYVIGSSAGVVVEVTDFEKQQIKIHNSFEKKKDAPAGSWQSTGLVLNDVDFFNGHWYATSYFCPSYAGDTDYDENKFIRFKTWQDLKAGTWEDLSHLLPSRVVPYYLTPHNEALFIAVFNHKDRGESDKVYRLTISK from the coding sequence ATGAACGTTAACCGGTTTTTGCTGCTCGCTTCGAACATGGTTGGCGTATTCGGTGCAGCGCTGGCCGGGGCTGCCCCTCCTGCAACGTCTGGTGGCATTCAGATTGTGGAATACGCCCCGGCAAAGGGTTCGTTCCCAGGCTGCACGCAGATCGTTTTTCATGGTAAGACCGAGATCGTGACCACCGGCGATCAGCTGTTTTTCCGCACCGATTCACAGTTACCGTTTCGCCAGTCAGCCATCAACGTTTTGAAAGACGCGCACGCTGTGGTATTCAATCCGGTCGACCAACTTTTCTATGCGACAGACACGGGCAACCACCGGCTGATCACTTTTGCAGACCCTGCCAGATCCGATATCCGAGACAGTATGGGCACGTTGGCAGGCATCAAGCTTCATCGTCCGCACGACATCGTGTTCGACGAAGGCACCGGCTGGCTCTATACGCTCAACCCAGAAAGCGGCCAGGTGTTTCGGTTCAAGGACGGAGGCAAAACCGCCACCGCCTTGGATCTGCCCCCGCAGCTGAAGTACTCCCGCGCACTGACATTGTCCGACGGCAAACTTTACGTGATTGGCTCAAGTGCTGGGGTTGTGGTCGAAGTCACCGACTTTGAGAAGCAACAGATCAAAATCCACAACAGCTTTGAAAAGAAAAAAGACGCGCCCGCTGGCAGTTGGCAATCAACGGGCCTGGTATTAAACGATGTGGATTTTTTTAACGGCCATTGGTACGCCACATCGTATTTTTGCCCCTCCTATGCCGGAGACACCGATTACGACGAAAACAAGTTCATCCGCTTCAAAACATGGCAGGACTTGAAGGCAGGCACCTGGGAGGACCTCAGTCATCTGCTACCCAGTCGCGTCGTACCGTATTACCTGACGCCGCACAACGAAGCGCTTTTCATTGCCGTCTTCAACCACAAAGATCGAGGCGAATCCGACAAAGTCTATCGGCTGACGATTTCCAAGTAG
- a CDS encoding M3 family metallopeptidase, giving the protein MHRSFRLAFAAVLLFPLSLSAQTPKESDHVNEHHVLLQPWTGRFGGVPPWNQVRPEDFVAAFDLAIAQAEADVQAIADNPQPASFENTIVALEQAGQALDRLQSLFGVYTSNLNLGPVPDIERAVVPKLSEYEDSVTQNEKLFARIATVYESDSSDWTTAQKRLVDDRYKQFVRQGAKLNQSDKAKLSQINKRLARLFTDFSQNVLADEAGFVTWIEDKSKLAGLPDSVVAAMAGAAKQKNQPGKWAITNTRSSMDPFLTYADDRQLREQVWRNYYSRGDNGDEHDNNEIIAEILKLRAQRAKLLGYATHAHWRLEPQMAKTPENAMQLMMKVWPKAVARVAEEVADMQAVADEELGKDAIKIEPWDYRYYAEKVRKAKYDLDFNEVKPYLQLEKLREGMMWAAGELYGMQFKRVQGLPVFHPDVRVWEVTDADGKLIGLWYLDPYAREGKRSGAWMTAYRIQQNIDQPIAPIVSNNSNFVKGAEGEVVLISWDDAVTLFHEFGHALHGLSSDVKYPSQAGTSVARDYVEFPSQLNEHWLSTPEILNRFALHYETGEPMPAELLEKIERASTFNEGFATVEYLASALVDMKLHLVEDGNIDPDKFERETLAELGMPSEIVMRHRTPHFSHIFAGDGYSAGYYSYLWADALTADAAEAFEEAGGFYDPATVQRLYRHVMSVGDTVDPADGFRAFRGRDVDTKALLRKRGFPVD; this is encoded by the coding sequence ATGCATCGATCTTTTCGCCTGGCGTTTGCCGCCGTTTTGCTGTTTCCCTTATCGCTGTCTGCTCAAACACCGAAAGAATCCGATCACGTGAACGAACACCACGTTTTGCTTCAACCCTGGACCGGTCGATTTGGTGGCGTGCCTCCCTGGAATCAGGTGCGTCCCGAAGACTTTGTCGCGGCTTTTGATCTGGCCATCGCTCAAGCGGAGGCCGACGTGCAGGCCATCGCCGACAACCCCCAGCCCGCCAGTTTCGAAAATACTATCGTGGCCTTGGAGCAAGCCGGCCAGGCGCTCGATCGATTGCAATCGCTGTTCGGCGTTTATACCTCCAACCTAAACCTGGGGCCGGTCCCGGATATCGAACGAGCGGTGGTGCCGAAGTTATCCGAGTACGAAGACAGCGTCACGCAGAACGAAAAATTGTTCGCTCGCATCGCCACGGTGTATGAAAGTGATTCGTCGGACTGGACGACCGCCCAGAAACGGCTGGTCGACGATCGCTACAAGCAATTCGTTCGCCAAGGCGCTAAATTAAATCAGTCCGACAAAGCCAAATTGTCGCAGATCAATAAACGTTTGGCTCGCCTGTTCACCGACTTCAGCCAAAACGTGTTGGCCGACGAAGCCGGGTTTGTCACCTGGATCGAAGACAAATCCAAACTGGCCGGATTGCCCGACAGCGTGGTGGCCGCCATGGCCGGCGCCGCCAAGCAGAAAAATCAGCCCGGCAAATGGGCGATCACCAACACGCGTTCTTCGATGGATCCATTTCTAACTTATGCCGACGATCGCCAGCTCCGCGAACAGGTATGGCGGAACTACTACAGTCGCGGCGACAACGGCGACGAACACGATAACAACGAAATCATCGCCGAGATCCTCAAGCTGCGGGCACAGCGCGCCAAACTGTTGGGCTACGCCACGCACGCTCATTGGCGACTCGAGCCGCAGATGGCCAAGACGCCCGAAAACGCCATGCAGCTGATGATGAAGGTTTGGCCCAAAGCCGTCGCGAGGGTGGCCGAAGAAGTCGCCGACATGCAGGCGGTGGCCGACGAAGAACTGGGCAAAGACGCGATCAAGATCGAACCCTGGGACTATCGCTACTACGCCGAAAAGGTCCGCAAGGCCAAGTACGATCTGGACTTCAACGAAGTCAAACCGTACCTGCAGCTGGAAAAATTGCGGGAAGGCATGATGTGGGCGGCCGGCGAGTTGTACGGCATGCAGTTCAAACGCGTGCAGGGACTGCCGGTGTTCCACCCCGATGTCCGCGTTTGGGAAGTCACCGATGCGGATGGCAAATTGATTGGGCTGTGGTACCTCGATCCCTACGCGCGGGAAGGCAAACGCAGCGGTGCGTGGATGACCGCCTATCGGATCCAACAAAACATCGACCAACCTATCGCTCCGATCGTTTCCAACAATTCCAACTTCGTCAAAGGGGCCGAGGGCGAAGTCGTGTTGATCTCCTGGGACGATGCGGTGACGCTGTTCCATGAATTTGGTCACGCCTTGCATGGCTTGAGTTCGGACGTGAAGTACCCCTCGCAAGCCGGCACGTCGGTGGCCCGCGACTACGTCGAGTTCCCCTCGCAGCTGAACGAGCACTGGTTGTCGACTCCGGAAATCCTCAACCGTTTCGCCCTGCACTACGAAACGGGTGAACCGATGCCAGCCGAACTGTTGGAAAAGATCGAGCGGGCGTCGACCTTTAACGAAGGTTTTGCCACGGTGGAATACCTGGCCAGTGCATTGGTCGATATGAAGTTGCATTTGGTGGAAGACGGCAACATCGACCCCGATAAGTTTGAACGCGAGACCTTGGCCGAACTGGGCATGCCTTCCGAAATTGTGATGCGTCACCGCACGCCGCATTTCTCGCACATCTTCGCCGGCGACGGTTACTCGGCCGGTTACTACAGTTATCTGTGGGCCGACGCGTTGACGGCCGACGCCGCCGAAGCGTTTGAAGAAGCCGGCGGGTTTTACGATCCCGCGACCGTGCAGCGGTTGTATAGGCACGTGATGTCGGTGGGCGACACAGTAGATCCAGCCGACGGCTTCCGAGCCTTCCGCGGCCGCGACGTCGACACCAAAGCGCTGCTACGAAAACGCGGCTTCCCGGTCGATTGA
- a CDS encoding gamma-glutamyl-gamma-aminobutyrate hydrolase family protein, with product MSLKPIIGLNADFRNTARSTPAFSFLAAGYFQSVIKAGGIPVILPPLQDEESIQAALDTMHGFILIGGGDLDPRNDGFMKHPSIREMAPIREKFDRLLMNEIAERRMPVFGIGTGMQLMNITQGGNLFFHLPEDLPEAVPHRDAQDLNHRHSLNVESDSLVGRVFGDGEIRVSSRHHMAIDEVAAGFRVTARCPDGVIEAIESEMMDWFALGTQFHPESGAASALDIRIFEEFIDGVRERVENELRLVA from the coding sequence ATGTCGTTGAAACCAATCATTGGTCTGAATGCTGACTTTCGGAACACCGCCCGCAGCACACCCGCCTTTTCTTTTCTCGCAGCCGGGTACTTCCAGTCGGTAATCAAGGCCGGAGGGATTCCTGTAATCCTTCCACCTCTTCAGGATGAAGAGTCCATTCAAGCCGCGCTCGACACGATGCACGGATTCATTCTCATTGGCGGCGGCGACCTGGATCCCCGCAATGATGGATTTATGAAGCACCCCAGTATTCGCGAAATGGCGCCGATTCGCGAAAAGTTTGACCGCCTGTTGATGAATGAGATTGCTGAACGTCGGATGCCCGTCTTTGGGATCGGCACGGGCATGCAGTTGATGAACATCACGCAGGGCGGCAACCTGTTCTTCCATCTGCCGGAAGACTTGCCCGAAGCGGTTCCGCATCGCGACGCTCAGGACTTGAATCACCGCCACAGCTTGAACGTCGAATCCGATTCGTTGGTCGGACGCGTGTTTGGTGACGGCGAGATTCGTGTCAGCAGTCGTCATCATATGGCGATTGATGAAGTCGCAGCGGGCTTCCGCGTAACGGCTCGTTGCCCCGATGGAGTGATCGAAGCTATCGAGAGTGAGATGATGGATTGGTTTGCCTTGGGCACTCAGTTCCATCCTGAATCCGGTGCCGCTTCGGCGTTGGACATTCGAATCTTCGAAGAGTTTATCGACGGGGTTCGAGAACGTGTCGAAAATGAACTGCGGTTGGTTGCCTAG
- a CDS encoding FlxA-like family protein produces the protein MRTQESQISNLKSQISNLKSQISNLKSQISNLKSQISNLKSQISNLKSQISRRSCRGKRGGVLRSRRGSVYTAWPFSGSLFLCVVGLPHAFPKRLYRSHRCLFARGGLE, from the coding sequence ATCAGGACTCAGGAATCTCAAATCTCAAATCTCAAATCTCAAATCTCAAATCTCAAATCTCAAATCTCAAATCTCAAATCTCAAATCTCAAATCTCAAATCTCAAATCTCAAATCTCAAATCTCAAATCTCAAATCTCAAATCTCAAATCTCCCGCCGCTCTTGTCGGGGAAAACGAGGCGGCGTGCTACGAAGCCGCCGGGGCAGCGTGTACACTGCGTGGCCGTTTAGCGGCAGTTTGTTCCTTTGCGTCGTCGGTTTGCCCCATGCATTTCCAAAACGTCTGTATCGAAGCCATCGGTGCCTGTTTGCCCGAGGAGGTCTGGAGTAG
- a CDS encoding 3-oxoacyl-ACP synthase III, which yields MHFQNVCIEAIGACLPEEVWSSEQVEAHLAPLYQRLRLPEGRLALMSGIHERRVWQPGTLPSEPSIRSGLAALSASSIDASQVGCLIHASVCRDFLEPATASRVHHGLGLPEDCWVYDVSNACLGLLNGVVQIATLIESGAIPAGLVVGTENSRPLLEQTIAHLNADETLTRRSVKPAFASLTIGSGSCAFLLAHRDLSPTGSPLEFAIAKARTAFHDLCRSDQDSAGASMTPLMDTDSERLLHEGVATGAAAFATFLEDSGWSRQDIDRSVCHQVGGKHRGLMLEAMQLPVERDVATFPWLGNTGSVALPLSLAAGAYWNQIQSGQRVGLFGIGSGINSVMLGCQWRSTRVAGNFPASEPQYQDVA from the coding sequence ATGCATTTCCAAAACGTCTGTATCGAAGCCATCGGTGCCTGTTTGCCCGAGGAGGTCTGGAGTAGTGAGCAGGTGGAAGCTCATCTAGCGCCGCTGTACCAGCGGTTGCGACTTCCCGAAGGCCGACTGGCGTTGATGAGCGGGATCCATGAGCGTCGCGTTTGGCAACCCGGCACACTGCCCAGCGAGCCCAGTATCCGCAGCGGCTTGGCGGCGCTGTCGGCGTCGAGCATCGATGCGTCGCAGGTCGGTTGTTTGATCCACGCCAGTGTCTGTCGCGACTTCCTCGAACCGGCCACCGCCTCGCGCGTGCACCACGGCTTGGGCCTGCCCGAAGACTGCTGGGTGTACGACGTTTCCAACGCCTGCCTGGGCTTGCTCAATGGGGTCGTGCAAATTGCCACGCTGATCGAGTCGGGGGCGATTCCCGCCGGTCTGGTCGTGGGTACGGAAAACAGCCGGCCCCTGCTGGAACAAACGATCGCGCACCTAAACGCCGACGAAACGCTCACCCGTCGCAGCGTCAAACCGGCCTTTGCCTCGTTGACGATCGGTTCGGGCAGCTGTGCTTTCTTGCTGGCTCACCGCGATCTGTCGCCCACCGGCAGCCCGCTCGAGTTTGCGATTGCCAAAGCTCGCACGGCCTTTCACGACCTCTGCCGCAGCGACCAAGACAGCGCCGGGGCGTCGATGACTCCGCTGATGGATACCGACTCGGAACGTTTGCTGCACGAAGGCGTGGCCACCGGGGCGGCGGCCTTCGCAACCTTCCTGGAAGACAGCGGTTGGAGTCGCCAGGACATCGATCGTTCGGTCTGTCATCAGGTGGGAGGCAAACATCGCGGCTTGATGCTCGAAGCCATGCAGTTGCCGGTCGAGCGCGACGTGGCCACCTTCCCTTGGCTGGGCAACACCGGCTCGGTCGCGCTGCCGCTGTCGTTGGCCGCCGGCGCTTATTGGAATCAGATTCAATCCGGACAGCGCGTGGGCCTGTTCGGCATCGGCTCGGGCATCAACAGCGTCATGCTGGGCTGCCAATGGCGCTCGACTCGCGTGGCCGGCAACTTTCCCGCCAGCGAACCGCAGTACCAGGATGTCGCCTAG
- a CDS encoding glycosyltransferase family 4 protein gives MLHEWFASYAGSERVVEQAMAVFPDAPLFALCDFMSEQERGFLGGRRPTTSFIQRLPFAKRKFRGYLPLMPLAVEQFCFDDFDVVLSSSHCVAHGALTRADQLHISYVHSPIRYAWDLQHQYLRESGLTWGLRSMLVRMIMHYMRLWDHASADRTDVFVANSQYVANRVRKTYRRPCEVIYPPVDVEAFAFQSDKDDYYLTASRMVPYKRVDVVVEAFRQLPGKRLVVIGDGPDMKKIKRLAGPNVQLLGHQSFAELRRHMQSARAFVFAADEDFGITPVEAQACGTPCIAYGVGGSLETVAAGRTGLHFEQQTADCVADAIRRFETEADRFEPAAIRAHAERFSIERFRKELAELVARCWDQHRQSSTVQATS, from the coding sequence TTGCTACACGAATGGTTTGCCTCCTACGCGGGCTCCGAACGTGTGGTCGAACAAGCGATGGCCGTATTTCCCGACGCCCCGCTATTCGCCCTGTGCGACTTTATGAGCGAGCAGGAACGCGGCTTCTTAGGCGGTCGCCGCCCGACCACGTCCTTCATTCAGCGGTTGCCCTTTGCCAAACGCAAGTTCCGTGGATACCTACCGCTGATGCCGCTGGCTGTCGAACAGTTTTGTTTTGACGATTTCGATGTCGTGCTGAGCAGCAGTCACTGTGTGGCGCACGGGGCGTTAACCCGCGCCGACCAACTGCACATCAGCTACGTCCACAGTCCCATCCGTTATGCCTGGGATCTGCAGCACCAGTACCTGCGAGAAAGCGGCTTGACCTGGGGGCTTCGCTCGATGCTGGTCCGCATGATCATGCATTACATGCGACTGTGGGATCATGCTTCGGCCGATCGCACGGACGTGTTTGTCGCCAACAGCCAGTACGTTGCCAACCGCGTGCGAAAAACCTATCGGCGGCCTTGCGAAGTGATCTACCCGCCGGTCGATGTAGAGGCCTTTGCGTTTCAAAGCGACAAAGACGATTATTACCTGACGGCTTCTAGGATGGTTCCTTATAAACGGGTCGACGTGGTGGTGGAAGCTTTTCGCCAGTTGCCCGGCAAGCGGTTGGTGGTGATCGGCGATGGTCCGGACATGAAAAAAATCAAACGCCTGGCTGGCCCCAACGTGCAATTGCTCGGGCATCAATCGTTCGCCGAATTGCGTCGACACATGCAGTCGGCTCGAGCGTTTGTGTTTGCCGCCGACGAAGATTTTGGGATCACGCCTGTCGAAGCCCAAGCCTGCGGCACCCCCTGCATCGCTTACGGCGTGGGAGGCTCCCTGGAAACCGTCGCCGCCGGTCGCACGGGCCTGCATTTCGAACAGCAAACGGCCGACTGTGTGGCCGACGCGATCCGCCGCTTCGAAACGGAAGCCGATCGCTTTGAACCGGCGGCGATTCGGGCACATGCCGAAAGGTTTTCGATCGAACGCTTTCGTAAAGAACTTGCGGAGCTGGTCGCACGCTGTTGGGACCAACACCGTCAGAGCAGCACGGTTCAAGCAACCTCGTAG